The Chryseobacterium phocaeense genome includes the window GGGTTCAGCATAGGTTTCGGCGGCCCAAAGGGCCGCCGAAACCTATGCTGAACTTAACAAAAAGCCATAAAAAAGGCTGTCTTAATAACAGCCCATATTTTACATTTTACAGTAATCTTATTTTATCCTCAGAGATCTCCACGATTTTATCTTTATAAAGTCCTCCAAGTGCTTTCTTGAAATTCTTTTTGCTCATCTGAAGCTCATCTTTGATCTCTTCAGGTGAAGACTTGTCGGATAAATAAAGGAGCCCGTAGTTTTCTTCCAGCTTAGTCAGGATTTTCTGTCTGAATTCATCAATATTCTCAAAACCTTCAGGCTGCAGGGAGACATCAATTTTACCGTCTTCACGGATAGCCTTGATATAACCGCTTTCTTCGGATAATGGATAGAGCTTTTTAAATACATCTGAAGCATAAATCAGCCCTATGTATTTTTTATTGATCACTACATTCCAGCCCAGCTCACTTTCATTCATCATGAGTAAATCTACTTTATCTCCTTTTTGGAAAGGAAGATCCTGATACTGTGGGTTTCTTTTGAATTTTGTAGTCCCGGTAATCAGTTCCAGATCTTCATCTATGTAAAGATAGACCAGATATCTTTTACCTTCAATAATTTTGGATTTCTGCTGTTTATAAGGAATAAAAAGATCTTTAATGATTCCCCAATCCATAAAAGCTCCGCTCGGAAGACTTTGTACACAGCTCATTACCGCATACTCACCTACTTCAGCCAGTGGAATTTCAGTGGTAGCTTTTAATTTACCGTCATCCTGATAGACAAAAACTTCAACATCATCACCGATTTCTTTTTCATCGCTGGTAAATACTTTTGGAAGAAAAGCTTTTTCACCTGATTCATCCGTCAGGATCCATCCTGAATTGTTTTTATCTGAAATTTTTAAAGTCTGGGTTTTTCCGGGTTGCATTGAATATAAAATTAGCCACAAAGGTACGGAAAATTGAAGATTTTAAACCATTCCTTTTGTATTGCCTTATTTCCACGGCTTCTTATGCTTTTAAGAGTCAATAAAACGTGTACATTTGATAGACTAAAATTAGGGATATGAAAAAACATGTTGTTCTTTTTTTTATTTTCATCACCACAGTATTAAATGCCCAATGGGACAAGACTTCCTTTAATATTGCTTACCGTTATACGGGAAGAAATGTTCTGCAGTCCGGCCTGGAATTCAAAGTCAATACCGCCAGGGAACAGTCTCTGGTTGCAGGAGCATCCATGCTTTACACTTCTGTTCACCATAAAGATAAATTCCTTCCGGAAGCCAATATATATTATACCAATATTAAAAGTCAGCTGATAGGCGTATCGGTAAACCCATATTCAATAGAACCCAGAATAGGCTTTTCCCTGTTTAATTTTATGTACCTTAATACAGGGTACGCATTTCCGATTCACAAGGAGAAATATTTTAAAGGAATCACTTTTGGAGTTCAGTTTAATATTGCTCCGGTGAAAAATTCTGCTTTTTATGACCGTTTAAAACTGATGTAAAAAAATTCATTCCTGATATGCTCCGGTTATTGGGGCACACTGAATTCTGCCTGCATATCTTTCAGCTTTTCAAAAGTCATTTCCAATAGTTCATCAGAAAGATCATGAAGATTAAAATAAGTTTTCAAAATAGAAGTTAACTGATCCTTATCTGAAATATCCGAACTTTCTTTTCTTCCGTCATTCCACCGGATATTAAATGTACTGTTAAAAAGAGCATATCTGGCATCCTCATCCACCCTGGTAATCATTAAAAACCTCTTAAATACCGAATCCGGGCCGGTTGCAATATACCAGTTCGCCATTTCCAGATCTGAAAATTCTGCTTCTTCCAGTGAAAATTTATAGATAGGCAGCCATTCTTCTTTTAATACTTCCAGCCTGTAAAAACCATTTTCATTGACAAGCCTGAATTGTCCGTTAGGAGTTTCCTGTACAACATCAGGTTTCAATAAGATGGGTGCAGTAAGCGTCATCGAGCCAAAACCAACATCAGCCAGATAATGCATTCCTTCAATTTCTGTAGTGAGCATCATATGTGAACGGGCGGTTCCGGAACCATCCCTGCTACCCCACATTACCCGAGCCAGATGCATTCTGATAGTAAATCCTAAGCTTTCCAGGACATTTTTAAACAATAAATTCTGTTCGTAGCAATATCCTCCCCGGCGATTTGTCACCAATTTATTAAATATTACATCGACCTTTAAGGAAGGCGTTTTCCCTGTAAATGTTTCCAGATTTTCAAAGGTAATATGCTTTGGATGCAGCTGATGAATCTTTTTCAGAAGTTCAAGTTTTTCTATATTTTTATCTGGTATTCCTGCTTCTATACGCTTAAAATATAAGTCTAATTCTTTATTTTCCATATTGTCTGATATTTTTATTCAAATATCGTGATTGTTCGTATTTAAAAATAGGCTAAAAGAGGGTATTGACAGGACAAATCAATCATTTTTATTAAAGTTACTTATTAGTAGATAAGAACCAAAAAAAGAGGCAGTTTAAAACTGCCTCTACGATTATTATTTTTTCAAAACTACCTTTCCATTTTTTACTTCTCCATTACTAAATATGATTTTATAGAAGTAAACTCCTGGAAGATAAGAAAGTGGAATTTTCCAGCTGCTCATAAAATTATCATTATCAATGGTTGCTGTAATGATCTTTTCAGACTGCATACCATTTAATCCTGTCAGATAGATCTGAACATTATCTTTACTGTAATTTTTAAAATTAAACAGTACTTCTCCCTTATTTTCCATCACCAGAATTTTCTTTTCAGGGCCATTTACTGACATTTTCAAATTCTTAGCCTGAAGGGCCTGTTTAAGAAGAATTCCATTGGTATATGAGTATTTAATGGTGTTTGATGGCTGCCAAACCCCATCTGACACTACATAACGCGTGAAGTAATATTCATCCATATTCATAGGATATGTACTTGCCAATCCGTCTATTGTACTGTTCTGAGTATTGACCATTGCTGGTATAGCACCAATCGATTCATCCGGAAGTGTATCTACTACCCAATGGTATTCAAAGTTTCCATCTCCACCTGTAGGGATACTTCCCATAATGTTCTGTACATTTCCTGAATCAAACTGAATATTAT containing:
- a CDS encoding CvfB family protein, which gives rise to MQPGKTQTLKISDKNNSGWILTDESGEKAFLPKVFTSDEKEIGDDVEVFVYQDDGKLKATTEIPLAEVGEYAVMSCVQSLPSGAFMDWGIIKDLFIPYKQQKSKIIEGKRYLVYLYIDEDLELITGTTKFKRNPQYQDLPFQKGDKVDLLMMNESELGWNVVINKKYIGLIYASDVFKKLYPLSEESGYIKAIREDGKIDVSLQPEGFENIDEFRQKILTKLEENYGLLYLSDKSSPEEIKDELQMSKKNFKKALGGLYKDKIVEISEDKIRLL
- a CDS encoding arylamine N-acetyltransferase family protein, which gives rise to MENKELDLYFKRIEAGIPDKNIEKLELLKKIHQLHPKHITFENLETFTGKTPSLKVDVIFNKLVTNRRGGYCYEQNLLFKNVLESLGFTIRMHLARVMWGSRDGSGTARSHMMLTTEIEGMHYLADVGFGSMTLTAPILLKPDVVQETPNGQFRLVNENGFYRLEVLKEEWLPIYKFSLEEAEFSDLEMANWYIATGPDSVFKRFLMITRVDEDARYALFNSTFNIRWNDGRKESSDISDKDQLTSILKTYFNLHDLSDELLEMTFEKLKDMQAEFSVPQ